Genomic window (Capsicum annuum cultivar UCD-10X-F1 chromosome 10, UCD10Xv1.1, whole genome shotgun sequence):
GGGTGAGAATTGAGTAAGGTGTATGTCAGGAAAAAAAGCGACAAGACTCCTCTTTTCGTGAGAATTAAGGGGTCTGGGTATGGTGTTTGTTCATTTGTTATAGCTTTATTCATTTGTTTTGCTGATACATGTTGTAGTTTTCTTTTGTGACCTCGTTTGTAACCTGCTCTAATTTTTGTTAGGGATAAATTAAACTCTATAGATCTGCCGCTGTACATGTTGTTATGACCTCCCCATTAACCTGCAGTTATTTTTTTAGGGAAAAGTTGAACTCCATGAATCTACTGCTCTACATGTCGCCAATTGCCGTTCTAGCTTTATTGCCTGCAACACTCATAATGGAGCCCAATGTGATAGATGCCACTATTACACTTGCTATGACGCATAGACACCTAGTTCTACTTATTTTGATCAATTCTATAATGGCATATGGGGCCAACTTGTTGAACTTTTTGGTAACCAAGCATACTAGTGCATTGACACTCCAGGTTTGTGCTCTCCTTCGCTTGCCCCTTCGCCTTTGTTTCCAATTTGTAGTCGTATTTTAGCTTACTTTAACCTATTTTGAACAACTTTATTCTATTTGCATGACCATTTATAGGTCCTGGGGAATGCCAAAGGTGCCGTGGCTGTTGTGATCTCGATTCTTCTTTTCCGCAATCCTGTTACTTTTATTGGCATTGCGGGCTATGCAATGACCGTCATGGGGGTTGTTGCTTATGGGGAATCCAAGAGAAGAAGCAAATGAGCTCAGACACGACCATTTTGCTGAAGTCGTGAGTCCCCAGTTTTGTTTCTTGAACATTAGATGCACGGTAGAGTTACTGATACATGGATCATCATTGCAATAGCCGATAGATCAAGTGACGAAATGGATAAAGTGGTGGGGGACTTGGAAATCATTTCTATTCGTCCCTTTTGTTCAACATGATTGGATGTATGCAGTTGTATCAGTTTCTCTGTTATTGCGCTAAAGTTATAGGGGACGGGGGATGGGAACTGTTAAAATTTTTCTGTTGTATTCTTTTTGCCGACGAGTCATAGGATGTATGTAGTATCAGATGATATGCTGTTACAGTTTGAGCAATATAACCTCTTATTGCTTCTCAGTTTTCTGTTATCCTCTGCCTATATATCTGTTATCCGGTTAAATTGAGACGTCATTCTCCTAGTGAAACTGAGGTATTACAAGAAGGAAAATTGCTTGCAACACAAACCAACTATTCTGGCTAGAGGATAAAACAATCAAATTCCCAGGTAATTGAAGGTGGCAAGATTCAAACCGATGGCActgctaagttgctcggactctccaaaatgtGGCTGCACCCGTGTCTGACCCTTCCAAAAAGCACTACTTCTGAAGGATCTGACACACACtcaatgacatttttgaagagtccgagtaacttCTGGCACAGGTAAGGTTCAAAATCTGCACTCAAAACAACTAGACAACtcaaaaaatgagtaaaaaatcaatcaagaacCTTTTGAACTAGTTCTTGGAAGTTCAATGGTGTACTATGAGGTTTTGTTGAATTCTACAGATTGCATTTTCTTTCCATCGGTTGTTCGTTTTCCTTTTCTCACCATCAAAACCACGTCACACAGTACTCGAACCTGGACCAATTAAATCATATGTATGTGCAGAAGGATCTTCCACTTTGACACCTATTCATCTGCAAATAATTCTCGATGTGAAGGCACAAAAGCCAGGGTGCTGATCTTCGAATAGGAAAGAAGGCCATTCCGTCCATTGGCTCTCTCCTTCTCTTAGGCAAGTTCTGGACCAGTTGGCAGTAGATCGTAACCATCATGATGCTTGGTATTCTTGTGTTCAACAGGTATCAACTTCAAAATTACAGCAACAAGCAGGCTTGCAGCACCAATTAAGACACTGAGCAGCCATAGTTCCCATCTGAGCGGTATTGTGCTTGCAAACGTGCCTAAAAACTCAACGATGATAAACTGGAAAACAACACTGGAAGTAATGACACCTAGGAATATCCAGCTTCCAAAAATGCCACGAAAAACATTTATCTTCTCCATGTCACGGCAGTTTATTTCATTGAAGACCTGTATCAAACCCCGGAAAAAAAATGATTCCATGTCGAGGACAGTTTGGTTAAGATTCAGAATGAGTAATGTATCCTATACTGCACTAAAGTTTAGCGTAAATACCTGACAGAACACGAATGTGTTGAAAATGAAGGTATTGAGAAGTATGGTGGCGTCTGAACCTTCGAGTCTCAGAATCTGCTTTCCAGTGAAGCTGAAAACTAGAAGTATAGCAAGTTGGAAGATACTTTGTCCGATTATATTTCTCCACATCGTCATGGAAATCAAGCTCACTTCCCTTCCAACAGGAGGCCTGTTCATTAGTCCTTCATGAGGTGGTTCAGTGGCCAAGGCTATTGCACCTAAAGTGTCCATAATAAGGTTGACCCACAGCAGCTGAACCGCGGTAAAAGGGGCGGATCCTGTTATGTTATAGCAACAGATAACTATCAGTTCTCACTTTTCTGCAATGGCACATACGGATCATTTAACAGAAAAACAAACGAAGAACTCTTACAGAACATTGAGTACCTGAAATGCATGCGGTGATAAAATTGATCATCAGAGCGACAACGCAGACTGTCAGCTGGAACTgcacaaacttttgaatatttatgtaCACAGAACGACCCCATTTAGCCACATTCACAATCGTGCTAAAGTTGTCGTCAAGAACTATAATATCAGCGCTTTCTTTAGCAACCTGATAATGTAATTGTCAACAATCATCGGTAAGTAGTAATACAAGAAAATGGCAAATTAACATATTAGTCTGTGATAAGAGCAATTTACAAACCTCGGTTCCTGCTATACCCATAGCGAATCCAATATCTGCCTCGTGGAGAGCAGGAGCATCATTTGTGCCATCACCAGTAACTGCCACAATTTCGTTAAACATACCTCTTAGATTATTGACCAACACAAGCTTGTCCATTGGTGATGATCGAGCGATCACCTGCATTCAATATTGTAGCATTTCAGGAACAATTTATTTACACCGCGTGAATCTGCAAGGACGAGGTCAAATAACCAAGAGCATACCTGAACTCTAGGAATTATATGCCTCATTTCATCAAGAGTTTTGTTGCGAAATTCTGGACCTTCAATGGCCAAACCATCAGCAGTTAGTATCCCGCATTCTTTAGCAATGGCTTTGGCCGTCTTAATATTATCACCAGTGACCATTCGCACAGTAATGCCAGCAGCCAAACAAGTTTTTACTGCGTTCCTTACCCCAGGGCGAACTGGATCTTTAATCCCGACCACAGCAATCAATGTGTAGCCACTATCAGGAATATTATCTTTTTCATCACCATCCTCAATGTCTTTGTAAGCCAAGCAGAGAGTACGCAAGGCTTCGCTGGTgaattcattgatgacatccatgatataTCTTGTCCGATATTTTGTCAAATGAACAATTTCACCGTTAAGATCAATAAACCTGTCACACATCTTAAAGACTATCTCAGCTGCACCCTTGCAGAAAGCTCGGTTGTTTCCACCTGGGAGAGCGATAAGCACAGacatctttttcttttctgaatTGAAAGGCTCAACCTTCAGCAATTTGCAGTCCCTTCTTTGCTTATCGATATCACCACCAAGAAGCAATCCATATTCTAATATTGCTGATTCTGTTGGTGTACCAAGAATAGATTTCTTTCCACACTCATCCTTAACAACCTCTGCTCCCGTATTGTGAAATATTGCCTGCAGAAGCAATGTCAGTTCATTTTCAGGTATATTCAAAGCTATTGCATCCCCGCGTGCATCAGTTTCTACCTTTTTAGTTTTTTCACAAATCCATATCTTATTAACTACCATTCGGTTTGTTGTTAGTGTTCCTGTCTTGTCTGTGCAGATGCAAGTAGCTGATCCCATCGTCTCACATGCAGAAAGATGTCTCACCAATGCCTTATTATCCATGAGCTTTTTCATCGCAAATGCAAGACTCAACGTCACTGCCAGAGGCAGTCCTTCTGGAACGGCAACAACAATTATAGTTACTGCTGTCACGAAGTAATTTAGAAGAGTCATTGCATCGTTCGAGGACCATCTTGTGAGCTCATGGCGAAGTACTTTCTCTACCAGAAATCTGACAGCCAACACCATAAACGTCAGCAGAGCAAACGCCAATCCAATCTTTCCGATAAGGGCAGCAACACCGCTCAACTTAACTTG
Coding sequences:
- the LOC107843905 gene encoding putative calcium-transporting ATPase 11, plasma membrane-type isoform X1; the protein is MEAELEKLSLIVSSYDIETLKKLGGVEGVASRLRVSLNIGVETSDVPSRQNVYGSNRYTEKPFKSFWTFLWEALRDITLIILMVCAVVSIGVGLTTEGWPKGTYDGLGILLSIFLVVVVTAISDYRQSLQFRDLDREKKKILIEVTRDGSRQKIPIYDLVVGDVVHLSIGDLVPADGIFLSGYSFLIDQSSMSGESVPISIHEGKPFLLSGTKVQDGSAKMLVTTVGMKTEWGKLMERLADGVEDETPLQVKLSGVAALIGKIGLAFALLTFMVLAVRFLVEKVLRHELTRWSSNDAMTLLNYFVTAVTIIVVAVPEGLPLAVTLSLAFAMKKLMDNKALVRHLSACETMGSATCICTDKTGTLTTNRMVVNKIWICEKTKKVETDARGDAIALNIPENELTLLLQAIFHNTGAEVVKDECGKKSILGTPTESAILEYGLLLGGDIDKQRRDCKLLKVEPFNSEKKKMSVLIALPGGNNRAFCKGAAEIVFKMCDRFIDLNGEIVHLTKYRTRYIMDVINEFTSEALRTLCLAYKDIEDGDEKDNIPDSGYTLIAVVGIKDPVRPGVRNAVKTCLAAGITVRMVTGDNIKTAKAIAKECGILTADGLAIEGPEFRNKTLDEMRHIIPRVQVIARSSPMDKLVLVNNLRGMFNEIVAVTGDGTNDAPALHEADIGFAMGIAGTEVAKESADIIVLDDNFSTIVNVAKWGRSVYINIQKFVQFQLTVCVVALMINFITACISGSAPFTAVQLLWVNLIMDTLGAIALATEPPHEGLMNRPPVGREVSLISMTMWRNIIGQSIFQLAILLVFSFTGKQILRLEGSDATILLNTFIFNTFVFCQVFNEINCRDMEKINVFRGIFGSWIFLGVITSSVVFQFIIVEFLGTFASTIPLRWELWLLSVLIGAASLLVAVILKLIPVEHKNTKHHDGYDLLPTGPELA
- the LOC107843905 gene encoding putative calcium-transporting ATPase 11, plasma membrane-type isoform X2 — its product is MEAELEKLSLIVSSYDIETLKKLGGVEGVASRLRVSLNIGVETSDVPSRQNVYGSNRYTEKPFKSFWTFLWEALRDITLIILMVCAVVSIGVGLTTEGWPKGTYDGLGILLSIFLVVVVTAISDYRQSLQFRDLDREKKKILIEVTRDGSRQKIPIYDLVVGDVVHLSIGDLVPADGIFLSGYSFLIDQSSMSGESVPISIHEGKPFLLSGTKVQDGSAKMLVTTVGMKTEWGKLMERLADGVEDETPLQVKLSGVAALIGKIGLAFALLTFMVLAVRFLVEKVLRHELTRWSSNDAMTLLNYFVTAVTIIVVAVPEGLPLAVTLSLAFAMKKLMDNKALVRHLSACETMGSATCICTDKTGTLTTNRMVVNKIWICEKTKKAIFHNTGAEVVKDECGKKSILGTPTESAILEYGLLLGGDIDKQRRDCKLLKVEPFNSEKKKMSVLIALPGGNNRAFCKGAAEIVFKMCDRFIDLNGEIVHLTKYRTRYIMDVINEFTSEALRTLCLAYKDIEDGDEKDNIPDSGYTLIAVVGIKDPVRPGVRNAVKTCLAAGITVRMVTGDNIKTAKAIAKECGILTADGLAIEGPEFRNKTLDEMRHIIPRVQVIARSSPMDKLVLVNNLRGMFNEIVAVTGDGTNDAPALHEADIGFAMGIAGTEVAKESADIIVLDDNFSTIVNVAKWGRSVYINIQKFVQFQLTVCVVALMINFITACISGSAPFTAVQLLWVNLIMDTLGAIALATEPPHEGLMNRPPVGREVSLISMTMWRNIIGQSIFQLAILLVFSFTGKQILRLEGSDATILLNTFIFNTFVFCQVFNEINCRDMEKINVFRGIFGSWIFLGVITSSVVFQFIIVEFLGTFASTIPLRWELWLLSVLIGAASLLVAVILKLIPVEHKNTKHHDGYDLLPTGPELA